A genomic segment from Fusarium fujikuroi IMI 58289 draft genome, chromosome FFUJ_chr04 encodes:
- a CDS encoding related to ubiquitin fusion degradation protein translates to MARHGRRPIVQRFDEYYRCYPLVMAPGAERPELNYGSKIILPPSALDKVSKLHVQWPLLMELINGEKGRHSHAGVLEFIAEEGRAYIPQWMMETLGMDVGDMIQVRTTSLELAKMVKLQPQSVNFLEISDPKAVLEKAFRNFATLTKGDVFNFAYNDEVYDVAVLDVKPETDKMGVSMIETDVSVEFAPPVGYVEPERQSGTSTPRSTRGGVPDGGLLHNQGTMAQAINYSAIAPSVTSNVTNFLGEGQKLAKKGSKAPTPKPATPVPTVEIPGMPRRRDGAPAALRLPPNKLFFGYEIKPVKTDADKEEEKENANRPHFAGQGQTLRGAVKRKGEGDDKTKAPEKKGTSEGNRLDGRRPR, encoded by the exons ATGGCCCGCCACGGACGACGACCCATTGTGCAACGGTTTGACGAGTACTACCGATGCTATCCTCTAGTCATGGCCCCCGGAGCTGAACGACCAGAACTCAACTACGGCTCCAAGATCATTTTACCACCATCCGCTCTCGACAAGGTGTCAAAGCTCCATGTGCAGTGGCCTTTGCTCATGGAGCTGATCAACGGAGAGAAAGGCAGACACTCCCATGCGGGTGTGCTGGAGTTTATTGCGGAGGAGGGCCGAGCATACATTCCTCAATGG ATGATGGAAACTCTTGGGATGGACGTTGGTGACATGATCCAGGTCCGTACCACATCATTGgagctggccaagatggtCAAGCTACAGCCTCAATCCGTCAACTTCCTTGAGATTAGTGATCCCAAGGCAGTGCTGGAGAAGGCTTTCCGCAATTTTGCCACCCTTACCAAGGGTGATGTCTTCAATTTCGCCTACAATGATGAAGTCTATGATGTGGCCGTTCTCGACGTCAAGCCCGAGACGGACAAGATGGGAGTCAGTATGATCGAAACCGACGTGTCAGTAGAATTCGCGCCTCCAGTCGGCTACGTCGAACCTGAGCGCCAGAGCGGAACCAGCACCCCAAGAAGCACACGAGGTGGTGTTCCTGATGGAGGCCTGCTACACAACCAAGGAACCATGGCGCAAGCCATCAACTACAGCGCCATTGCTCCATCAGTGACAAGCAATGTGACAAACTTCCTTGGAGAGGGTCAAaagcttgccaagaaggGAAGCAAGGCTCCAACACCCAAGCCAGCTACTCCAGTTCCTACGGTGGAGATTCCAGGAATGCCTAGGAGGCGCGATGGTGCTCCGGCAGCTCTACGTCTACCACCTAACAAGCTTTTCTTCGGATACGAGATTAAGCCAGTCAAGACGGACGCCGataaggaagaggagaaggagaacgcCAACAGGCCTCACTTTGCTGGCCAAGGCCAGACACTTCGGGGTGCCGTTAAAAGAAAGGGAGAAGGAgacgacaagaccaaggcccccgagaagaagggtaCGAGCGAAGGAAATAGACTCGACGGTCGACGGCCACGATGA